The following are encoded in a window of Plasmodium vivax chromosome 10, whole genome shotgun sequence genomic DNA:
- a CDS encoding variable surface protein Vir 12, putative (encoded by transcript PVX_097525A) has translation MAASTGNSWDEALLHLPAYQKYKEFDSVDISKETTSQCNNLGSKEESDKTLCKKIAQNLRKLSTLQGDELKNGCYYFQHWFYEQIAKTYYDGKNKNNKYHVGETLFDIIALFISTYPKLEPCRCYVSGKPEYWEEEKYLHDYFKNYQDIKCSNSSKDRCEKYIQYVTYINRLFPAKEDTCCDEGELIEDFCKPYFNCENKFSPEKLLTQLKTELQSLGTKAEAPREGGTVGGVVDAKAKPGAAESEGAESGIPKPAAAKPAPAKPVATSPAPSERAPAKPVAAKPAATKPATTKPAKEESEGEDPAGAKPVAAKPAPGEAVPAKPVAAKPVATESAAPERAPEAPEPKRSQPEIPAREVPEQAVVETAETLQHEESLSPPPMEGSEPSVQEVSSYNSELASNGVPLTIADSPNTLGTTNEELDSNFFSNIIMAVAVLGTIFFLFYYNRSARLESSSRKKKQKKGKIFEHNYYEEYEKELPMYDSEETFVDSEMDRLYLNYHPDQDSYY, from the exons ATGGCAGCTTCAACAGGAAACAGTTGG GATGAAGCATTGCTACATTTACCTGCATATCAAAAATATAAGGAGTTTGATAGTGTGGACATTTCAAAAGAAACCACCAGTCAATGCAATAACCTAGGAAGTAAGGAAGAAAGTGATAAAACACTTTGTAAAAAGATAGCACAGAATTTAAGAAAGTTATCTACTTTACAGGGTGATGAGCTTAAAAATGGTTGTTATTACTTCCAGCATTGGTTCTATGAACAGATAGCGAAAACATACTATGAtggaaagaataaaaataataaatatcatGTTGGTGAGACACTTTTTGATATAATAGCATTATTTATATCAACATATCCTAAATTGGAACCTTGCCGATGTTATGTATCTGGTAAACCTGAATATTGGGAAGAAGAGAAATATTTGCAcgactattttaaaaattatcaagATATTAAATGCAGTAATTCTAGTAAAGATAGGTGCGAAAAATATATCCAGTATGTTACTTATATTAATAGATTATTCCCAGCAAAAGAAGATACATGTTGTGATGAAGGAGAATTAATAGAAGATTTTTGCAAACCCTATTTCAATTGTGAAAATAAGTTTAGTCCTGAGAAGTTATTAACTCAGTTAAAAACAGAACTTCAGTCATTAGGCACAAAAGCGGAGGCGCCACGTGAGGGAGGTACAGTTGGAGGGGTAGTAGATGCTAAGGCAAAACCTGGAGCTGCAGAATCTGAAGGGGCAGAATCTGGAATACCGAAACCTGCAGCAGCAAAACCTGCACCTGCAAAACCTGTAGCGACAAGCCCAGCACCTTCAGAACGTGCACCTGCAAAACCCGTAGCGGCAAAACCTGCAGCGACAAAACCTGCAACGACAAAACCTGCAAAGGAAGAATCTGAAGGGGAAGATCCTGCAGGCGCAAAACCTGTAGCGGCAAAACCAGCACCGGGAGAAGCTGTACCTGCAAAACCCGTAGCAGCAAAACCTGTGGCGACAGAGTCAGCAGCGCCAGAACGTGCACCAGAAGCACCTGAACCAAAAAGATCTCAACCTGAAATACCTGCACGGGAAGTACCTGAACAGGCAGTTGTTGAAACGGCAGAAACTTTGCAACATGAAGAAAGTTTGAGTCCCCCGCCAATGGAAGGCTCTGAACCGAGTGTTCAAGAAGTATCATCTTATAATTCAGAGCTTGCAAGTAACGGAGTTCCTCTGACCATTGCGGATTCCCCTAATACCTTAGGAACTACAAATGAAGAGTTGgactcaaatttttttagtaacaTCATCATGGCCGTTGCAGTACTTGgaacaattttcttccttttctactaCAACAGG TCCGCTCGATTAGAATCAAGTTCTCGcaaaaagaaacagaagaagggaaaaatatttgagcataattattacgaagagtatgaaaaagaattaccAATGTATGATTCAGAAGAAACGTTTGTAGATTCCGAAATGGATCGATTATATTTGAATTACCACCCTGATCAAGActcatattattaa